A portion of the Longimicrobium terrae genome contains these proteins:
- a CDS encoding 2Fe-2S iron-sulfur cluster-binding protein has translation MAEPTPTPENVSVTIDGMTLSVPKGTRLLDACAQAGVSISHYCYHPGLSAPAQCRMCLVEVEKSPKLVASCVGTVADGMVVHTQSENALKAREGVLEFYLVNHPLDCPVCDQAGECKLQDYVSAEGPPMGRSKEPKRVLGRDDFGGDVMFYADRCVMCTRCVRFMREVAQDERLTTVQRGSRTVIDTFYDEGLTGNIWADNIVDLCPVGALVSKDFLHKARAWDLDRTPSVCPNCSMGCNVRLETRDNQVMRLKPRPNPEVNAHWMCDFGRLNYSWMNRVDRIEAPLVRDGGRHVPMSWADTLTRLADALRGAAGGARAVVSPFEGNEGIGALRRVLEAVGGGDGVFRCEQGEEVILPGFPELALRRDRAANVVGAELFGFARTGGADGKGGLEQAAAHTGVLFVLGDELADAPADFGANASLFVYVGQHLAPAARNAHFVLPATTFAEMEGTFTNIQRRVQRFWPAQRAPGMARPSWQILGVLLAGISEAGAPGTAADAFAGLGAVRAEFGQLSWAELGAQGAVLPGVRELQETGD, from the coding sequence ATGGCCGAACCCACTCCGACGCCCGAGAACGTTTCCGTCACGATCGACGGAATGACCCTGTCCGTGCCCAAGGGCACGCGGCTGCTGGATGCGTGCGCCCAGGCGGGCGTGAGCATCTCCCACTACTGCTACCACCCCGGCCTTTCGGCCCCCGCCCAGTGCCGCATGTGCCTGGTGGAGGTGGAGAAGTCGCCCAAGCTCGTGGCCTCGTGCGTGGGCACGGTGGCGGACGGCATGGTGGTGCACACCCAGAGCGAGAACGCGCTCAAGGCCCGCGAGGGCGTGCTCGAGTTCTATCTGGTGAACCACCCGCTGGACTGCCCGGTCTGCGACCAGGCCGGCGAGTGCAAGCTGCAGGACTACGTGTCGGCCGAGGGGCCGCCCATGGGCCGCAGCAAGGAGCCCAAGCGCGTGCTGGGCCGCGACGACTTCGGCGGCGACGTGATGTTCTACGCCGACCGCTGCGTCATGTGCACCCGCTGCGTGCGCTTCATGCGCGAGGTGGCGCAGGATGAACGGCTCACGACGGTGCAGCGCGGCTCCCGGACGGTCATCGACACCTTCTACGACGAAGGGCTGACGGGGAACATCTGGGCCGACAACATCGTGGACCTGTGCCCGGTGGGCGCGCTCGTCAGCAAGGACTTTCTGCACAAGGCGCGCGCCTGGGACCTGGACCGCACGCCGTCGGTCTGCCCCAACTGCAGCATGGGGTGCAACGTCCGCCTGGAAACGCGCGACAACCAGGTCATGCGCCTGAAGCCGCGCCCCAACCCCGAAGTGAACGCGCACTGGATGTGCGACTTCGGCCGGCTGAACTACTCGTGGATGAACCGCGTGGACCGCATCGAGGCGCCGCTGGTGCGCGACGGCGGACGCCACGTTCCCATGTCGTGGGCCGACACACTCACCCGGCTGGCCGACGCGCTTCGCGGCGCTGCGGGCGGCGCCCGGGCGGTCGTCTCTCCGTTCGAGGGGAATGAAGGGATCGGCGCGCTGCGCCGGGTGCTGGAGGCGGTGGGCGGCGGTGACGGCGTGTTCCGCTGCGAGCAGGGCGAGGAAGTGATCCTTCCCGGCTTTCCGGAACTGGCGCTTCGCCGCGACCGCGCCGCCAACGTGGTGGGCGCCGAGCTGTTCGGCTTCGCGCGGACGGGCGGGGCGGACGGCAAGGGCGGGCTGGAGCAGGCGGCAGCGCACACGGGCGTGCTTTTCGTGCTGGGCGACGAGCTGGCCGACGCGCCGGCGGACTTCGGCGCCAACGCGTCGCTGTTCGTCTACGTGGGGCAGCACCTGGCCCCTGCGGCGCGCAACGCCCACTTCGTCCTGCCGGCGACCACGTTCGCGGAGATGGAAGGGACGTTCACCAACATCCAGCGCCGGGTGCAGCGCTTCTGGCCCGCGCAGCGCGCGCCGGGAATGGCGCGCCCGTCGTGGCAGATTCTGGGCGTGCTGCTGGCCGGCATCAGCGAAGCGGGCGCGCCGGGAACGGCCGCCGACGCGTTCGCCGGGCTGGGCGCGGTGCGGGCGGAGTTCGGCCAGCTGAGCTGGGCGGAGCTGGGCGCGCAGGGCGCGGTGCTCCCCGGCGTGCGCGAGCTGCAGGAAACGGGAGACTGA
- the nuoD gene encoding NADH dehydrogenase (quinone) subunit D produces the protein MALRRVVYNVTRNPELSAGGSLVHAPIVPVQGEAREVHEDVSGEHMLINIGPQHPATHGVLRLVLELDGETVVRCIPHIGYLHSSFEKLGEYRDWNQIVPLTDRMDYLAPLIYNCAYAMAVEKMMGITVTERCKVVRVMCMELDRIFSHLLWLGTTGIDLGAFTVFLYTFQQREKIYDLHENLTGARITTSSTRIGGMMADLPAGWVEQLDQFLTGFLPVLDEVDTLLTNNAIWIGRTQDVGGISGEDAVNFGLSGPNLRASGVSYDVRRDRPYYDYETYDFDVPVGEHGDIYDRYLCRMEEMRQSVRILRQAIQRLPGGPINVDDPRVILPTKTAAMNDMESMIHHFKVVMEGVRAPVGESWFSVESSKGELGMYVVSDGGSKPVRWRVRGPSFINIAALPHMIEGALLSDVIAVNASLDIVLGEIDR, from the coding sequence ATGGCGCTGCGCAGAGTCGTCTACAACGTCACCCGCAACCCCGAGCTTTCCGCCGGGGGAAGCCTGGTGCACGCGCCCATCGTTCCCGTGCAGGGCGAAGCCCGCGAAGTGCACGAGGACGTGTCGGGCGAGCACATGCTCATCAACATCGGCCCGCAGCACCCGGCCACCCACGGCGTGCTGCGCCTGGTGCTGGAGCTGGACGGCGAAACCGTCGTCCGCTGCATTCCGCACATCGGCTACCTGCACTCGTCGTTCGAGAAGCTGGGCGAGTACCGTGACTGGAACCAGATCGTTCCGCTCACCGACCGCATGGACTACCTGGCGCCGCTGATCTACAACTGCGCTTACGCCATGGCGGTGGAAAAGATGATGGGCATCACCGTCACCGAGCGCTGCAAGGTGGTGCGGGTGATGTGCATGGAGCTGGACCGCATCTTCAGCCACCTGCTCTGGCTGGGAACCACGGGAATCGACCTGGGCGCCTTCACGGTCTTTCTGTACACGTTCCAGCAGCGCGAAAAGATCTACGACCTGCACGAGAACCTGACCGGCGCGCGCATCACCACCAGCAGCACGCGCATCGGCGGGATGATGGCCGACCTGCCGGCGGGGTGGGTGGAGCAGCTGGACCAGTTCCTTACCGGCTTTCTGCCGGTGCTGGACGAGGTCGACACGCTGCTCACCAACAACGCCATCTGGATCGGGCGCACGCAGGACGTGGGCGGCATCAGCGGCGAGGACGCGGTCAACTTCGGCCTGTCGGGCCCCAACCTGCGCGCATCGGGCGTCAGCTACGACGTGCGCCGCGACCGTCCGTACTACGACTACGAGACGTACGACTTCGACGTGCCCGTCGGCGAGCACGGCGACATCTACGACCGCTACCTGTGCCGCATGGAAGAGATGCGGCAGAGCGTGCGCATCCTCCGCCAGGCCATCCAGCGCCTTCCGGGCGGGCCCATCAACGTGGACGACCCCCGCGTCATTCTGCCGACCAAGACGGCGGCGATGAACGACATGGAGTCCATGATCCACCACTTCAAGGTGGTGATGGAGGGCGTTCGCGCCCCGGTGGGCGAGTCGTGGTTCTCGGTGGAGTCGTCCAAGGGCGAGCTGGGGATGTACGTGGTTTCCGACGGAGGCAGCAAGCCGGTCCGCTGGCGCGTGCGCGGGCCCAGCTTCATCAACATCGCCGCGCTGCCGCACATGATCGAGGGGGCGCTGCTCTCCGACGTGATCGCGGTGAACGCGTCGCTCGACATCGTGCTGGGGGAGATCGACCGATGA
- the nuoL gene encoding NADH-quinone oxidoreductase subunit L, with protein MLLLQHAAEAATEAGAAVQHGAAAADAHGAAFHPVLPWLILGLPLLGFLINGLVAIIAARRALPKVPPVGDPYWDSHGHDDHAHAASPALAMAGHGHDALEPSEQEGMDPGVRPNPADHAHDHAHGHDAHGHDAHDDHGHAAGPKPWTHVLPSFVAPGVMIAAFAVAVLNFLAMRGAHEFEAIHGWDWFNVGDLQVGFDLLLDPLSMVMALIITGVGSLIHIFSIGYMKEDPGYPRYMAYLNLFVFFMLILVLGSSYPLMFVGWEGVGLCSYLLIGFWFREKANADAGKKAFIVNRVGDFGFLIAMFLLFANLGTLNFAEVMAAAPTGLEYAGPVVTAIALFFFLGATGKSAQIPLYIWLPDAMAGPTPVSALIHAATMVTAGVYLVVRSSVIFTMAPTASLLVALVGALTAFFAATIGLKQWDIKKVLAYSTVSQLGFMFAAVGMGAYVAGVFHLMTHAFFKACLFLGSGAVIHAMHGAFHATHNAADAQDMRNMGGLKKFLPVTFITMGLSTLAIAGFPGLSGFFSKDEIIGAAWLGAQGSSPFSGGSLFGIPGTAIMGFVGGTLTLAAFMTAFYMGRMMIYTFFGNFRGTDVERGHLHEGNWTLTVPLIVLALLATVGGYLNVEKAVFDHVPVLGPIFNALAIGGDASLHHWLHPVIAGSEDVIRNHADVAEPAHAAWPIFLAIVIGIGGLALAWVLTKKRNERVRTADVEPAYQGGLEKALYNKWYVDEFYDRVVVRPVGFLSRVEWGIDRVLDGMVDGVGRMAERVGLALGRVQTGHVNTYAFVLILGVLVLLGSFMAL; from the coding sequence ATGCTGCTTCTTCAACACGCCGCCGAAGCCGCGACCGAAGCCGGAGCCGCCGTCCAGCACGGCGCCGCCGCCGCGGACGCGCACGGCGCCGCGTTCCATCCCGTGCTGCCCTGGCTGATCCTGGGGCTGCCCCTGCTGGGCTTTCTGATCAACGGCCTGGTCGCCATCATCGCCGCGCGCCGCGCGCTTCCCAAGGTGCCGCCCGTGGGCGACCCGTACTGGGACAGCCACGGCCACGACGACCACGCGCACGCCGCGTCGCCCGCGCTGGCCATGGCCGGCCACGGGCACGACGCGCTGGAGCCCAGCGAGCAGGAAGGGATGGACCCCGGTGTCCGCCCCAACCCCGCGGACCACGCGCACGACCATGCCCACGGGCACGACGCGCACGGCCACGACGCGCACGACGACCACGGACACGCGGCGGGGCCCAAGCCCTGGACCCACGTGCTGCCGTCGTTCGTGGCGCCGGGCGTGATGATCGCGGCGTTCGCCGTCGCCGTCCTCAACTTTCTGGCGATGCGCGGCGCGCACGAGTTCGAGGCCATTCACGGCTGGGACTGGTTCAACGTCGGCGACCTGCAGGTCGGCTTCGACCTGCTGCTGGATCCGCTCAGCATGGTGATGGCGCTGATCATCACCGGCGTGGGCTCGCTGATCCACATCTTTTCCATCGGCTACATGAAGGAGGACCCCGGGTACCCGCGCTACATGGCGTACCTGAACCTCTTCGTGTTCTTCATGCTGATTCTGGTGCTGGGCTCGTCGTACCCGCTCATGTTCGTGGGCTGGGAAGGCGTGGGCCTCTGCTCGTATCTGCTGATCGGCTTCTGGTTCCGCGAAAAGGCGAACGCGGACGCGGGGAAGAAGGCGTTCATCGTGAACCGCGTGGGCGACTTCGGGTTCCTGATCGCCATGTTCCTGCTGTTCGCCAACCTGGGCACGCTGAACTTTGCCGAGGTGATGGCGGCGGCGCCGACCGGGCTGGAGTACGCGGGCCCGGTGGTGACGGCGATCGCGCTGTTCTTCTTTCTGGGCGCCACCGGCAAGAGCGCGCAGATCCCGCTGTACATCTGGCTGCCGGACGCCATGGCCGGCCCCACGCCGGTGTCGGCGCTGATCCACGCGGCCACGATGGTGACGGCGGGCGTGTACCTGGTGGTGCGCTCGTCGGTGATCTTCACCATGGCGCCCACGGCGTCGCTGCTGGTAGCTCTGGTGGGCGCGCTGACGGCGTTCTTCGCGGCCACCATCGGCCTGAAGCAGTGGGACATCAAGAAGGTGCTGGCGTACTCCACGGTGTCGCAGCTGGGCTTCATGTTCGCCGCCGTGGGAATGGGCGCGTACGTGGCCGGCGTGTTTCACCTGATGACGCACGCCTTCTTCAAGGCCTGCCTGTTCCTGGGCAGCGGCGCGGTGATCCACGCCATGCACGGGGCCTTTCACGCCACGCACAACGCCGCCGACGCGCAGGACATGCGCAACATGGGCGGGCTGAAGAAGTTCCTGCCGGTGACATTCATCACCATGGGGCTTTCGACGCTGGCCATCGCGGGCTTTCCGGGTCTGTCCGGCTTCTTTTCCAAGGACGAGATCATCGGCGCCGCGTGGCTGGGCGCGCAGGGTTCGTCGCCGTTCTCGGGCGGCTCGCTGTTCGGCATCCCGGGAACCGCCATCATGGGGTTCGTGGGCGGCACGCTGACGCTGGCGGCGTTCATGACGGCCTTCTACATGGGCCGCATGATGATCTACACCTTCTTCGGCAACTTCCGCGGAACGGACGTGGAGCGCGGCCACCTGCACGAAGGCAACTGGACGCTGACCGTGCCGCTGATCGTGCTGGCGCTGCTGGCGACGGTGGGCGGCTACCTGAACGTGGAAAAGGCCGTCTTCGACCACGTGCCGGTGCTGGGCCCCATCTTCAACGCCCTGGCCATCGGCGGCGACGCCTCGCTGCACCACTGGCTGCACCCCGTGATCGCGGGGTCGGAGGACGTGATCCGGAACCACGCCGACGTGGCGGAGCCGGCGCACGCCGCGTGGCCCATCTTTCTGGCCATCGTGATCGGCATCGGCGGCCTGGCGCTGGCCTGGGTGCTCACCAAGAAGCGCAACGAGCGCGTGCGCACGGCGGACGTGGAGCCGGCGTACCAGGGCGGGCTGGAAAAGGCGCTGTACAACAAGTGGTACGTGGACGAGTTCTACGACCGCGTGGTGGTGCGCCCGGTGGGCTTCCTGTCGCGCGTGGAGTGGGGAATCGACCGCGTGCTGGACGGCATGGTGGACGGCGTGGGCCGCATGGCGGAGCGGGTGGGCCTGGCGCTGGGCCGGGTTCAGACCGGCCACGTGAACACCTATGCATTCGTGCTGATCCTGGGCGTGCTGGTGCTCCTTGGCAGCTTCATGGCTCTGTGA
- a CDS encoding NuoI/complex I 23 kDa subunit family protein, whose product MPATVKVMKRPVRQSSYIRATLKGMALTFRHMVKAAGDRSEATIQYPEVKKQLSPRWRGTHVMETHDDGRPKCVACGLCPTICPANCIKLVPGEDDQGNRYPIVYEIDEFRCIFCGMCQEVCPVEAIHVGNHYENAEYTRNNFVYDLNRLMKQEHPVTMLWDPADPAGE is encoded by the coding sequence ATGCCGGCAACCGTAAAGGTAATGAAGCGCCCGGTACGGCAGTCGTCGTACATCCGGGCCACGCTCAAGGGGATGGCGCTCACCTTCAGGCACATGGTGAAGGCCGCGGGCGACCGCAGCGAAGCGACCATCCAGTATCCCGAGGTCAAGAAGCAGTTGAGCCCGCGGTGGCGCGGCACGCACGTGATGGAAACGCACGACGACGGGCGTCCCAAGTGCGTGGCCTGCGGCCTGTGCCCCACCATCTGCCCGGCCAACTGCATCAAGCTGGTGCCGGGCGAGGACGACCAGGGGAACCGCTACCCCATCGTCTACGAGATCGACGAGTTCCGCTGCATCTTCTGCGGGATGTGCCAGGAAGTCTGCCCGGTAGAGGCGATTCACGTGGGCAACCACTACGAGAACGCCGAGTACACGCGCAACAACTTCGTGTACGACCTGAACCGGCTGATGAAGCAGGAGCATCCGGTGACGATGCTGTGGGACCCCGCGGATCCGGCGGGCGAATAA
- the nuoK gene encoding NADH-quinone oxidoreductase subunit NuoK → MPLSYTLGLSALLFSIGAAGVIIRRNAIVLFMCIELMLNAVNLAFVALSPTAGVQGQVFVFFVIAVAAAEAAVGLAIIISVFRHSESVDIKNFSLLRW, encoded by the coding sequence ATTCCGCTTTCCTACACGCTGGGGCTCAGCGCGCTGCTGTTCAGCATCGGCGCCGCGGGGGTCATCATCCGCCGCAACGCCATCGTGCTGTTCATGTGCATCGAGCTGATGCTGAACGCCGTGAACCTGGCGTTCGTCGCCCTTTCGCCCACGGCGGGGGTGCAGGGACAGGTGTTCGTGTTCTTCGTGATCGCCGTCGCCGCCGCGGAAGCCGCGGTCGGGCTGGCCATCATCATCTCCGTCTTCCGCCACAGCGAGTCGGTGGACATCAAGAACTTCAGCCTGCTCCGGTGGTAG
- the nuoF gene encoding NADH-quinone oxidoreductase subunit NuoF — MAYPYRHPSEVQLLSKHFGEPEARTLQGWVERGGYQALRKALGMSPADIVTEVKNSGLRGRGGAGFPTGMKWSFMPKKEPGKPHFLVCNADESEPGTFKDRELMRWTPHALIEGCLIGAHAIHAEHAYIYIRGEFFEAAQIMARAIEEAYAAGYIGRNIFGSGIDLDLTLHIGAGAYICGEETGLLNSLEGRRGEPRVKPPFPAIAGAFRYPTAVNNVESLIAAAQVVLNGAEWYKQYGTEKSVGTKLFCVSGHVKRPGNYEMPLGFNFKEFIYDVCGGTPTGKPVKAVIPGGSSVPILKADELDIGMDYESMAAAGTMLGCGSVIVMDEGVNVVKQVRRMVDFYAHESCGQCTPCREGTAWSSKILRRIEMGRGAPEDLDTLLQISDNMSGKTICVLSDAAAAPIVSSIQKFRDDYLALMQAGQLAGAGVR, encoded by the coding sequence ATGGCATATCCCTACAGGCACCCGTCCGAGGTGCAGCTTCTGTCGAAGCACTTCGGCGAGCCGGAAGCCCGGACGCTCCAGGGCTGGGTGGAGCGCGGCGGCTACCAGGCGTTGCGCAAGGCGCTGGGCATGAGCCCCGCCGACATCGTCACCGAGGTCAAGAACTCGGGGCTGCGCGGCCGCGGCGGCGCCGGCTTCCCCACGGGGATGAAGTGGAGCTTCATGCCCAAGAAGGAGCCGGGCAAGCCGCACTTTCTCGTGTGCAACGCCGACGAGAGCGAGCCGGGGACGTTCAAGGACCGCGAGCTGATGCGGTGGACGCCGCACGCGCTCATCGAGGGGTGCCTGATCGGCGCGCACGCCATCCACGCCGAGCACGCCTACATCTACATCCGCGGCGAGTTCTTCGAGGCGGCGCAGATCATGGCGCGCGCCATCGAAGAAGCGTACGCGGCCGGCTACATCGGCAGGAACATCTTCGGGTCCGGCATCGACCTGGACCTGACGCTGCACATCGGCGCGGGCGCCTACATCTGCGGTGAAGAAACCGGGCTGCTGAACTCGCTGGAGGGCCGCCGCGGAGAGCCGCGCGTGAAGCCCCCGTTCCCCGCCATCGCGGGCGCGTTCCGCTACCCCACGGCGGTGAACAACGTGGAGTCGCTGATCGCCGCCGCGCAGGTGGTGCTGAACGGCGCCGAGTGGTACAAGCAGTACGGCACCGAGAAGTCGGTGGGCACCAAGCTGTTCTGCGTCAGCGGCCACGTGAAGCGCCCCGGCAACTACGAGATGCCGCTGGGCTTCAACTTCAAGGAGTTCATCTACGACGTCTGCGGCGGAACCCCCACCGGCAAGCCGGTCAAGGCGGTGATCCCCGGCGGCTCGTCGGTGCCCATTCTGAAGGCGGACGAGCTGGACATCGGCATGGACTACGAGTCCATGGCCGCCGCGGGAACCATGCTGGGCTGCGGCTCCGTCATCGTCATGGACGAGGGCGTGAACGTGGTGAAGCAGGTGCGGCGGATGGTGGACTTCTACGCCCACGAAAGCTGCGGGCAGTGCACGCCCTGCCGCGAAGGCACGGCGTGGAGCAGCAAGATCCTGCGCCGCATCGAGATGGGCCGCGGCGCCCCCGAGGACCTCGATACCCTGCTGCAGATCTCCGACAACATGTCGGGCAAGACGATCTGCGTGCTTTCCGACGCCGCGGCCGCGCCGATCGTGTCGTCCATCCAGAAGTTCCGCGACGACTACCTGGCGCTGATGCAGGCCGGGCAGCTCGCCGGGGCCGGTGTCCGCTGA
- a CDS encoding NADH-quinone oxidoreductase subunit J, producing the protein MLTILFFFFAACAGGSALMVVTRRNPVACAIWLIGTFFSLAAIYTLLGATFIGIIQILVYAGAIMVLFLFVIMLLNLGNDYEADIRGPVWMMFAGGTVLVMMGLLARVYVEQGTAPLGEAGRASLAAQTAQHGSVGLIGIPMYQQYVVPLQATAILLLIACVGAVVLAKRKV; encoded by the coding sequence ATGCTGACAATCCTGTTCTTCTTCTTTGCGGCGTGCGCCGGCGGCTCCGCGCTGATGGTGGTGACGCGCCGCAACCCGGTGGCCTGCGCCATCTGGCTGATCGGCACCTTCTTTTCCCTCGCGGCCATCTACACGCTGCTGGGGGCCACGTTCATCGGGATCATTCAGATCCTGGTGTACGCGGGCGCCATCATGGTGCTGTTCCTGTTCGTCATCATGCTGCTGAACCTGGGCAACGACTACGAGGCCGACATCCGCGGCCCCGTGTGGATGATGTTCGCGGGCGGCACCGTGCTGGTGATGATGGGGCTGCTGGCCCGCGTGTACGTGGAGCAGGGCACCGCGCCGCTGGGCGAGGCCGGCCGCGCTTCGCTGGCCGCCCAGACCGCGCAGCACGGCAGCGTGGGGCTCATCGGCATTCCGATGTACCAGCAGTACGTGGTGCCGCTGCAGGCCACCGCCATCCTGCTGCTGATCGCATGCGTCGGCGCCGTGGTGCTGGCCAAGAGAAAGGTCTGA
- a CDS encoding NADH-quinone oxidoreductase subunit B, translating to MTTRLDAVVNWARINSLWPMPFGTACCAIEMMATAATRFDLARFGMERMSFSPRQADLLICAGRVSYKMAPVLKRIWEQMPSPKWAISMGACASTGGVFDVYSMVQGIDTIIPVDVYVPGCPPRPEALMYGILLIQEKIRNSAATSDDEWNAVDQLPETGSYLPREVLDRVTLPFGNSTNQNRSSGLVSTGAVVRVSDRLP from the coding sequence ATGACCACCCGGCTCGACGCCGTCGTGAACTGGGCCCGCATCAACTCGCTGTGGCCCATGCCGTTCGGCACGGCGTGCTGCGCCATCGAGATGATGGCCACCGCCGCCACGCGGTTCGACCTGGCCCGCTTCGGCATGGAGCGCATGAGCTTCAGCCCGCGCCAGGCGGACCTGCTGATCTGCGCCGGCCGGGTGAGCTACAAGATGGCTCCCGTGCTCAAGCGCATCTGGGAGCAGATGCCCAGCCCCAAGTGGGCCATCAGCATGGGCGCCTGCGCCAGCACGGGCGGCGTGTTCGACGTGTACAGCATGGTGCAGGGGATCGACACCATCATCCCCGTGGACGTGTACGTTCCCGGCTGCCCGCCGCGCCCCGAGGCGCTGATGTACGGCATTCTGCTGATCCAGGAAAAGATCCGGAACAGCGCCGCCACCAGCGACGACGAGTGGAACGCGGTGGACCAGCTTCCCGAAACCGGCAGCTACCTGCCGCGCGAGGTGCTGGACCGGGTGACGCTGCCCTTTGGCAACAGCACCAACCAGAACCGCAGCAGCGGGCTGGTCAGCACCGGCGCGGTGGTCCGCGTTTCGGACCGGCTGCCGTGA
- a CDS encoding complex I 24 kDa subunit family protein: MSAEPIRSGSEYDPTSWPEAKQVPGFAGDTGEFATLSEADVRGSAYVGQRPADGGHASVAGTLPYQVATSRADAPLFVGPYEDRLEKVLSRYPDRQAALLPALHLAHELRGHLSPQTQDEVAERLQLPPAYVRGVATFYTMYNLAPVGKYLIQVCTNISCNLCGGDAVLESFLKHTGTDLGEVSANGLWTVIEVECLGACGFPTAVQINERYFENVRPENVPAILERLV, from the coding sequence ATGAGCGCCGAGCCGATCCGCTCCGGCAGCGAGTACGACCCGACGTCGTGGCCCGAGGCGAAGCAGGTGCCCGGGTTTGCCGGCGACACGGGCGAGTTCGCCACCCTGTCCGAGGCCGACGTGCGCGGAAGCGCGTACGTGGGCCAGCGCCCCGCCGACGGAGGCCATGCCTCCGTTGCCGGCACCCTGCCGTACCAGGTGGCGACCAGCCGTGCGGACGCGCCCCTGTTCGTGGGCCCGTACGAGGACCGGCTGGAGAAGGTGCTGAGCCGCTACCCGGACCGGCAGGCGGCGCTGCTTCCCGCGCTGCACCTGGCGCACGAGCTGCGCGGCCACCTGAGCCCGCAGACGCAGGACGAGGTGGCCGAACGGCTGCAGCTTCCGCCGGCGTACGTGCGCGGCGTGGCCACCTTCTACACCATGTACAACCTGGCCCCGGTCGGGAAGTACCTGATCCAGGTGTGCACCAACATCTCGTGCAACCTGTGCGGCGGCGACGCCGTGCTGGAAAGCTTCCTCAAGCACACGGGCACGGACCTGGGCGAGGTGAGCGCCAACGGGCTGTGGACGGTGATCGAGGTGGAGTGCCTGGGCGCCTGCGGGTTCCCCACGGCGGTGCAGATCAACGAGCGGTACTTTGAGAACGTGCGGCCGGAAAACGTCCCCGCGATCCTGGAACGGCTGGTGTAG
- the nuoH gene encoding NADH-quinone oxidoreductase subunit NuoH gives MQAGHILAGLAPMSDMAFAVSSIIKVLLVFVVVLVTVAMLTLMERKVSAWMQDRLGPNRVGPGGLGQPVADGLKNILKEETNPAEANGVFFTLAPMLSIIPAMITFAVIPFAAPLPIFGTVVPMVIADLPVGVLFLMAFSSLGVYGIVMAGWASSNKYALLGGLRAGAQMISYEIALGLSLMSVFFLVGNVTLTEVIYTQQRMNMWFALPLSVSFFFFWISSFAETNRLPFDLPEAESELVTGYHTEYSAMKFSMFFISEYSHVLTVSALMATLFLGGWDVPGSFDDMLGYNAAGQWVGATPHWSITLLTFGAFALKTFLFILIFMLVRWTVPRFRYDQVMDLGWKIMLPAALVAVVITAATVLGLDSYGVRFEDKFLGIFPTYALVLTVVNGIMLAAVLWLMDRGHTLGGTGAMEDKRIHAREVARRRSEQMRVRLTTPRAGAR, from the coding sequence ATGCAAGCAGGACACATTCTGGCGGGCCTTGCCCCGATGAGCGACATGGCGTTCGCCGTATCGTCCATCATCAAGGTGCTGCTGGTCTTCGTGGTGGTGCTGGTGACCGTGGCCATGCTCACGCTCATGGAGCGCAAGGTGAGCGCGTGGATGCAGGACCGTCTGGGTCCCAACCGCGTGGGCCCGGGTGGCCTGGGCCAGCCGGTGGCCGACGGCCTCAAGAACATCCTCAAGGAAGAAACCAATCCGGCGGAGGCCAACGGGGTGTTCTTCACCCTGGCGCCCATGCTGTCCATCATCCCGGCGATGATCACCTTTGCGGTGATCCCCTTCGCCGCGCCGCTGCCGATCTTCGGGACGGTGGTGCCGATGGTGATTGCCGACCTTCCCGTGGGCGTGCTGTTCCTGATGGCGTTCAGCTCGCTGGGCGTGTACGGGATCGTGATGGCGGGCTGGGCCAGCAGCAACAAGTACGCGCTGCTGGGCGGCCTGCGCGCGGGCGCGCAGATGATCAGCTACGAGATCGCGCTGGGCCTTTCGCTGATGTCGGTGTTCTTCCTCGTCGGCAACGTGACGCTGACGGAGGTCATCTACACGCAGCAGCGGATGAACATGTGGTTCGCGCTGCCGCTGTCGGTCTCCTTTTTCTTCTTCTGGATCTCGAGCTTCGCGGAAACCAACCGCCTGCCGTTCGACCTTCCCGAAGCGGAGTCGGAGCTGGTGACCGGCTACCACACCGAGTACAGCGCGATGAAGTTCTCCATGTTCTTCATCAGCGAATACTCGCACGTGCTTACGGTGTCGGCGCTCATGGCCACGCTGTTCCTGGGCGGGTGGGACGTGCCGGGGAGCTTTGACGACATGCTGGGCTACAACGCGGCCGGGCAGTGGGTCGGCGCCACGCCGCACTGGAGCATCACGCTGCTTACGTTCGGTGCGTTCGCCCTCAAGACCTTCCTGTTCATCCTGATCTTCATGCTGGTGCGGTGGACCGTTCCGCGGTTCCGCTACGACCAGGTGATGGACCTGGGATGGAAGATCATGCTTCCCGCCGCGCTGGTGGCCGTCGTGATCACCGCCGCGACTGTGCTGGGGCTGGACAGCTACGGCGTGCGGTTCGAGGACAAGTTCCTGGGGATCTTTCCCACCTACGCCCTGGTGCTGACGGTGGTGAACGGGATCATGCTGGCCGCCGTGCTCTGGCTGATGGACCGGGGCCACACGCTGGGCGGCACCGGCGCCATGGAAGACAAGCGCATCCACGCCCGTGAAGTGGCGCGCCGCCGCTCCGAGCAGATGCGCGTTCGCCTGACCACGCCCCGCGCGGGCGCGAGGTAA